The following coding sequences are from one Kosakonia sp. H02 window:
- the lysC gene encoding lysine-sensitive aspartokinase 3, which translates to MTSFVVAKFGGTSVADYEAMNRSADVVLADSSVRLVVLSASAGVTNLLVALAEGLEATERFVKLDAIRKIQFDILERMANQAVIREEIERLLENITTLAEAASLATSTALTDELVSHGELMSTLLFVEVLRERSVQAQWFDVRKVMRTSDRFGRAEPDVAALAELATQQLAPRIDDGLVITQGFIGSEAKGRTTTLGRGGSDYTAALLGEALRAARVDIWTDVPGIYTTDPRIVPAAKRIDEIAFEEAAEMATFGAKVLHPATLLPAVRSDIPVFVGSSKDPKAGGTLVCNKTSNPPLFRALALRRKQTLLTLHSLNMLHSRGFLAELFGILARHNISVDLITTSEVSVALTLDTTGSTSTGDTLLTQALLMELSSLCRVEVEENLALVALIGNDLSKACGVGKEVFGVLEPFNIRMICYGASSHNLCFLVPGKEAEQVVQKLHHNLFE; encoded by the coding sequence ATGACGAGTTTCGTTGTCGCTAAATTTGGCGGCACCAGCGTTGCCGATTACGAAGCCATGAACCGCAGTGCGGACGTGGTGCTTGCCGACTCCAGCGTCCGTCTGGTTGTCCTTTCCGCCTCCGCTGGCGTCACCAATTTGTTGGTGGCCCTGGCAGAAGGCCTTGAAGCCACAGAGCGCTTCGTTAAGCTCGACGCCATTCGCAAAATTCAGTTCGATATCCTCGAGCGCATGGCCAATCAGGCCGTGATCCGCGAAGAGATCGAGCGTCTGCTGGAAAATATCACCACCCTTGCTGAAGCCGCCTCGCTGGCGACGTCGACCGCCCTGACCGACGAACTGGTCAGCCACGGCGAACTCATGTCAACGCTGCTGTTTGTCGAAGTGCTGCGTGAGCGTAGTGTGCAGGCGCAGTGGTTTGATGTGCGCAAAGTGATGCGCACCAGCGACCGCTTTGGCCGCGCCGAACCGGATGTCGCTGCGCTGGCCGAGCTTGCCACGCAACAACTTGCGCCTCGCATCGACGACGGTTTAGTGATTACTCAAGGTTTTATCGGCAGCGAAGCCAAAGGCCGCACCACTACGCTTGGCCGTGGCGGTAGCGACTATACCGCCGCGCTGCTGGGCGAAGCGCTGCGCGCTGCGCGCGTGGATATCTGGACGGATGTGCCAGGCATTTACACCACCGATCCGCGCATTGTACCGGCGGCGAAACGCATTGATGAGATTGCGTTTGAGGAAGCGGCAGAAATGGCGACCTTCGGCGCAAAAGTGCTGCACCCGGCTACCCTGTTGCCTGCGGTACGCAGTGATATTCCGGTGTTTGTTGGTTCCAGCAAAGATCCCAAAGCGGGTGGCACATTAGTGTGCAACAAAACCAGCAACCCGCCGCTGTTCCGTGCGCTGGCGCTGCGTCGTAAGCAAACACTGCTGACGCTGCACAGCCTGAATATGCTGCATTCGCGCGGCTTTCTGGCAGAACTCTTCGGTATCCTCGCGCGGCATAATATTTCGGTTGATCTGATAACCACCTCCGAAGTGAGCGTGGCGCTGACGCTGGATACCACCGGTTCAACATCGACGGGCGATACCTTGCTGACACAGGCACTGCTGATGGAACTCTCTTCCCTGTGCCGGGTGGAAGTGGAAGAAAATCTGGCGCTGGTGGCGCTGATTGGCAACGATTTGTCGAAAGCCTGCGGCGTGGGCAAAGAGGTGTTCGGCGTGCTCGAACCGTTCAACATCCGCATGATTTGTTACGGTGCCTCCAGCCATAACCTCTGTTTCCTGGTGCCGGGGAAAGAGGCCGAGCAGGTCGTGCAGAAATTGCATCATAATTTGTTTGAATAA